CGTCGAGCGGGGCGCGTGATGACCGGACCCGAGCACTACCAGCGCGCCGAACGGTTCGCCCGCGACGCCGCCCAGGCCACCGACGCGGCGGAGGAGAGCGTGCTGCTGCGGCACGCCCAGGTGCACGCCACGCTCGCCGCCGCCGCCGCCACCGCGCTGGCCGGCGACCTGTCGGGCCCGAACGCCGCCGAGTGGGCGGCCGTGGCCGCCGCACCCGCAGAGGCTTCCTACGCCCGACGCCGTCAGGCGGACCGACGGTGACCCCCGCCCCGGCCTGACCCGGACACACCACGGCGGCCAGCGCAGAGGAGTACGCGCTGGCCGCCGTTGCACACCCCGATCCATCGGTCCCCAAAGGACCGCCGCCCGCCCGGTAGTCCAGGTGCCACCGCCACGCCGGTGACGCCCGGAGTGCTCGCAGCGAGCACCCGCCCCCGCGCGCCGGGGGCGGACACCCACACCCGTACGGCCGGACCCCGGCCGGGAAGGAGCGCAGCACGTGTACAGCGGACCCTTCCTCGCACGCGCGGCGCGGCTCGTGCTCGACGTCCGCCAGGGCCAGCACGCCCGCCTGGCCGTGCTCGTCGACGTCGGCCGCCACAACCCGGAGCTGCTGCTGGACCTGGTGGTCGAGGTCGCCGGACTGGTCGGGGACGACGTGATCGGCCGCCTGGTCGCCGACGACGCCGCCGACACCCGGCCGGGCACGCTGGCCCAGCTGGTGCACCGCGAGGCGCACCGGCTGCACTGGGCCGGACACCGTGACCCGTGGGTGTGCACGGGCGAGCGGCGTTACCAGGCCGCGCGGGCACGCCGCCGCAGGACCGCCTGATGCCGTACTTCCTCACCAGCGACACCTTCGACAGCGATCCGGTGTGGACTGTCCTCGCCGAGGGCAGGCGAGCGCTGATCGACGCCTTGCAGGCGTCACACCAGCGGCTGATGTCCCGCGCCAGCCACCACACCAGCAACGGCTACCTGGACGAGTCGACCGCGCGGTCGCTGGTCAGCAGCAAAAGGGTCCTAACCCTGCTGACCAAGCCCATCCTGGGCCAACCCGCCAAGCTGCACCGACGCGGCGACGACTGCGACTGCCTCGGCGACGAGTGGATCGACGGCTACACCTACCGCCTGCACGCCTTCCTCCGACGCAACCCCAGCCGCAAGGAGTACGAGCGCAACCGCGCCCAGACCGCAGACCTCCGGGACAGCCGGCTCAAGGCGCTCGTGTTCGAGCGCGACGGCGGATGCTGCCGCTACTGCCGATCCGGGAAGCTGTCCGCCAAGGCAGGCCGCGCCCGTGACCGGCGAAAGTTCCTCCAGTACGACCACGTCGACCCCGACGCCCCGGCCGGGCGCGACGGAGAGAACTTCGTCATCTGCTGTGCGCGCTGCAACGAGTACAAGGGGCACCGCACACCGGACGAGGCAGGGATGAGCCTGCTGCCCGTGCCCACCGACGCCGAACGCGCCGAGTGGGCCGCCCGCGATCCCGCCCTGTTCGACCGCGACGACTGGGCGCACCTGGTCGATCAGCAACCGATCACCGACGAACCACCGACCGAACACGACCACGTCGATGATTCCGACGTTGATCGCGATCCTGATCACGACCACGGTCAACCACCACCCGGTGATCAACCGACCAGCGGACACGCACGCCCTGATCAGGACGAACAGCATCACCATCACCCGACGGCTGATGCCGCGAAGGGTCCGGGATGGGTCGGGCACGCGCTTACACACAGCCCCCAAGCCATCCCCCGCGAGACACAACCGGCCCGCGACAGCTCCGCACCGGACATCTACCACCGCCGATCCCGCGCAGCCCCACCACCGAACCCCCAGCGCAGCCAGCCACCCGGAAGGGAGTTCCCGCCGTGATCCGCCGTCGCCAGCACCACGCCCAGCACACCTACGACCTGTTGCAGGAGCAGGAACACGCGCGTCTGGTGGCGTGCCCGCCACCACCGGAGGGCTGCGGCGCGCCGGTGGGCACCGACTGCGTCCGGCTCTACCGGCGGCCACCGCGCGAGTACGACGACGTCCACCGCACGGCCTGTCCGCCACCGCCCGAGGGCTGCGGCGTCGCGCACGG
The sequence above is drawn from the Saccharothrix australiensis genome and encodes:
- a CDS encoding HNH endonuclease, whose translation is MPYFLTSDTFDSDPVWTVLAEGRRALIDALQASHQRLMSRASHHTSNGYLDESTARSLVSSKRVLTLLTKPILGQPAKLHRRGDDCDCLGDEWIDGYTYRLHAFLRRNPSRKEYERNRAQTADLRDSRLKALVFERDGGCCRYCRSGKLSAKAGRARDRRKFLQYDHVDPDAPAGRDGENFVICCARCNEYKGHRTPDEAGMSLLPVPTDAERAEWAARDPALFDRDDWAHLVDQQPITDEPPTEHDHVDDSDVDRDPDHDHGQPPPGDQPTSGHARPDQDEQHHHHPTADAAKGPGWVGHALTHSPQAIPRETQPARDSSAPDIYHRRSRAAPPPNPQRSQPPGREFPP